The region aataattatgaacctAGAAaccaattataattttcactCAACCTAAATTAATTTCAGGTAAAAGACCTTTTGGTGTCTCAATTCTTTACATGGGTTGGGATAAGCATTATGGCTATCAGTTGTACCAGTCTGACCCTAGCGGTAATTATGGTGGATGGAAAGCTACCTGCATCGGAAACAACAGTGCtgtaagatattttttgtattgaatGAAAATTCTATTAATTATGACAATGGTTaccatccatactaatattataaatgcgagagtaactctgcctgtctgtctgttactcaatctcgccttaactactgaaccaatttgcataaaatttggtatagagatattttgatacccgagaaaggacataggctactttttaccccgtgaaatagaataggttttatcccggaaatcccatgggaacgggaactatgcgggtttttctttgactgcacgggcgaagctgcgggtggataGCTAGTGTTTCCATAATAAGAAACTAATGAATCAAAGTCTATCTTTATGTAGCGaccaataatttaatttaatatctttaCACATACACCTGACTTACTCTTGTGAGTCTCATCATACTCTCTGTGATTTGAtaagctaaataaataaataaacaaatatttcttATGAAGTAGAATAACCTAAACTCCTCACAAAAATATGTGtattcaaattttttattcttagttatatttgtttattgcagtaatttccatataaaaagtttacttgaaataagtaggtatggaAATATATTCAGATTTcagatacataatttttttataggcTGCTGTGTCAAGTCTTAAACAGGAGTATAAAGAAAATGAAACCACTTTAGCTGAAGCCCAAGCACTTGCTATCAAGGTTCTGAGCAAGACATTGGATATGACCAAGTTGACTCCTGAAAAAGGTAACTTTTATGCATAATTCTCTATTTATTTTCCTACCAAGCCATcaatatcggtatcggtatggCCAATTTTTTACTACAAATAACGGTATCGGTATTGTATTGGCAAAATGATGTATTGTTACATCACTACTTAACAGCATAACATATGGGAACAATTATTCAGAATGCTCTCATAACCCACATAAAAAGATACCATTACAAAAGTTAGTCTATGTGTGAAACCAAAgactcaataaataaagtaacaaTCAGTCCTATCTATTTATAATCTCTATTCCTAtataatcatttaattaaatattataaaaaaatattataggacattattacacaaatcgacctagtcccacagtaagctcaaaattcaagccttaattgagcttactgtgggactaggtcgatttgtgtaataatgtcctataatatttatttatttatttaattattaatatttcagtGGAAATGGCGACTCTGACAAGGAAAGATGACAAAACTGTAATCAGAGTATTGACCAGCACTGAAGTTGAAAAACTCATAGCAGACTTTGAAAAGAGTGAGGCTGAAGCTGAAGCCGCAAAGAAACAACCCCCTAAatcgtaattttttatatcttttggcacaataaaaatataagattctaagtttattttattttgagatACACCTATTGAAATACAAAAAAGTTTATGGAAAATTTAATGACCAAAATAGTCATAGAtagtgttaatttttatttatactgtaTGGGCGTTTTTCCATTACCCGGCCCGGCACCGGTGCCGTTGCCGGGGaagcaaaaatgtatgaaaatgtatGGCTCGCTTTTTTACTTaccggcgccggcgccggtCCGGCATTGAGTCCTGCCGGCGCTGTCGCCTTTGCCGGGGTAGCAAGCTTCCCACCGGTGCCGCCCGCCGGCCCGGCAAAATTGCATGTGTAttgcatatttatatgaattgtaGCCGTGTGAGTGTGTAATTGCGCGGGGCGGGTAGGAGGGAGGAGGTgacttttaatattgtatgaatCCAAAATTCAACGTCTCTGCGTCTGTCTGCGTCTTTGGCGTCGTAGATGTAAAAGATATAACAAATATAGTCGACGGCTTGACGATATCATTGTTATATCTAAACGTAAATTACACTTTACGTGTCGTCGTGCTGAAGTCCGTATCTGGTACTGTACCACCAtagactatatacttattacggAGGTGTACCACTCACCGGCGCAAATGG is a window of Colias croceus chromosome 17, ilColCroc2.1 DNA encoding:
- the LOC123699039 gene encoding proteasome subunit alpha type-4, with translation MARRYDTRTTIFSPEGRLYQVEYAMEAISHAGTSLGILATDGILLAAERRNTNKLLDEVFFSEKIYKLNDDMVCSVAGITSDANVLTNELRLIAQRYLLQYGESIPCEQLVSWLCDVKQAYTQYGGKRPFGVSILYMGWDKHYGYQLYQSDPSGNYGGWKATCIGNNSAAAVSSLKQEYKENETTLAEAQALAIKVLSKTLDMTKLTPEKVEMATLTRKDDKTVIRVLTSTEVEKLIADFEKSEAEAEAAKKQPPKS